The genomic region TTGAGTGACGTTAAAGCAAAAGCTAGACTCCGCATTTGATTCAGCCTACTATCAGGATCTTCACTTGGAACATATGGTAATAATTTCCGCTTCTTCTTATGATGCACCAATGAACTTGCTCGCCTTTTCCGTTTTCTAGAATCTAGTCATTTAATGATATACAACACATAAAACCAGTCAGAAACAAAATAATCATCATAAAGTAAGGTAACAGACAATTGTATACCAGATAGTGAATACAGTTTAGGAGGTGCATTTTGTTTCTATGTGCATGAGTGAACTTAGTTAGTCAACTTTTGTCGAATGTTAATTATCAAGTTCATTGGTGGTTCATGAATGAAACAATCGATATGAAGGCTTAAGATTTCAGACTGTGATTCTATATCTTTTGTGTTTTTACAAATACCATAATTAGTCTATCTGTAGTAAAAATGTATGTGACACCGTGACCTCTTTTGAGGCAGAAGGTTAACTGTGGAGCTAATTAAGAGATTTATTCATATTTATTTCTAAACGATTAATGATATATGCGTCTAAAACTAACAGACGTACACTACATTAAAAATGGATATTCTGGAATCTGTTTTAGTACTGTTTAAGGTTGGCATAGAGTTGTTAACACCAAGGGAAGCTAACAGTTCACTGTGGAATTAAAGGCTTTCATGTGATGATCAGTTGTCGGACTAATTTTTTTTGTTCTTCTGTATTCATACGATGAAGATCTAGAAAACGAATTGAACCACATGTATTCTTTGGTTGTTCTGTAAAAAGGATTCATGGAGTTATGTCCTTCTTTCATGAAAGGGAAAGATGGTTCAATCAACATGGTGATCAAGAAAGTCCAACGTTCCATTTAGATATAGCGAAACAAAATGTGCTAAACCTAGAATCGCTGCGAGAAAAAAAAGATTCAGGATTTTTTAACCACATCGAAAATCTTGTAATTGTTTTAGTTTTTAGAAATCGCAACGTAACTGGTATTGCTAATACAAACCGTGGTTCAATGAAGTAATAAATATATGATAAAATTAATTAGTACCGAGTATCAAATATAAAGTTGAGGTTTTCCCTGTTTGGGTTTCCTTGGAGCAGTGACGAATCTAGAATGAAAATTCAAAAGGACCTAATTTTTGTTTTCAAAGTACTCCAATAATTAGTACTCTGTTGTTTACCTTCAAAAAACCATAAATTCTACAGATAGTTTTTTAAAGATAGTGGGGTCACGGACTCATTGGATCCCATGAACCATGCCATAGATTTTTCTCTGCCTAGGAAGGCGAATGTTTTTAACTCTGATGTAGGCGATTTATCTGGAACTATCTTGAGCAAAGTATTTAAGGCCCCGACCATGGGCTATCTTGAGATGATTTAATTAGTATCAAATATCAAATATGTTGATGGATTTTCTATTTACTTTGTTATTTCTAATTATGAACAGAAGTTAACAAATTCAATGATTTAGTTACAATGAAAAGCAAGTTCAATATATATGCTGGTTTTTTCAAGAAACTGTATAACTACAATggggttttttttttcttctgcatTTTCTTAGATTCGGCTGTGTCTAGGAAGGCGAATATTTTTAACTATGATATACACGATTTATCTGGAACAGTCCGTGACTTTACCTAACCTTCCTTGGCCACCTCAAAATTTAAACATGCGACCTCTAGCAAGATGTTCAAGGCCCTAACCATGGGCTATCTTGAGATGATTTAATTAGTATCAAATATCAAATATATTGATGGATTTTCTATTTACTTTGTTATTTCTAATTCTTAAACAGAAGTTAAGAAATTCAATGATTTAGTTACAGTGAAAAGCAAGTTCAATATATATGCTGGTTTCCTCAAGAAACTGTAATAACTACAATGTGTTCTTCTGCATTTTCCTTAAGACCATGGTTTTTAATTTAGAAAAGTTTTCAAAATTAATCAAACAGTAAACTTCTATAATTAAGCTGCAGGAAAAGCTATTTCACAAATTTTCAAACATAAGCTaagaatatatatacttatattatatatcaaAGTAAAaacaatgatgatatatatatatatatatatatatatatatatatatatatatatatatatatatatatatatatatatatatatatataagtatgatCGCTTTACCAATAGTCAGAAACTTAATTGGGAGATCGATATACCTTGAAGAGAGATCCTTTCTGAAAATGAATTTCCGCGATTCTTGATCCTAAAGAAGTCATAGATTTTTTCTTGCGAAAAGCCTGAAACTAATCCATTTCAACAATCTCGCATGTGTAACATTTACAAAATCATAAACTAATTAATTGGATCTATAAATAATTTAGAATAATTTGGTTTTTCCACATTTATGCATGCAAAATGACAAATGATATTTAATTAAATCTAAAACTGAATCCAAATTACATACATTGGACCTGAGGACAAACCGAGCATCCTGGACAGTACCATTTACCAGTCGGGATACGAACAACGACTGGTTTAATACAATTCATGTGATAACCTTTATCACATTTATCACACAATAAAAGCTGGTGATGATAATCATCACCTGATGAGCCACATTCTGCACAAATCGTTTTTTCGTTAGATGTGTTTTGTATTCGCTTCCGACCCATGGAAGATCAACGGAGATCGTgaacgttgatttgggaaatgttGAAGGCGAGATTCAAGAGTGCAATAGGGTTGATATTATTTCATTTCATATTGAGAAGGATAATTAAGGAATGGGAGCGTCAGAAGAGGGTTAGGGTCAACTTAACGATGACATGGCGAAATGTTATTGGGCAAGAGAGGTTGAGTGTGTAATGATGATTAATATGAACTAGAAACACCTGCGGTGATCTACGATATGTTGTTTGGGTGATGAAAGTTTCTTAAAGCCTTTTTTTCTTATTACTACTATCACTTTTTATTTTCATTCAAATTAAATTTCTTCTTTTGGTAAGTTAAAAATTACGGAGTATTAAGCTTTATAGTCGTGATTTATTGTTGCTTgaaaattatttttatgatttcAGAAAAAAGAAATTATTTGTGTTATTGTTgaatacatattattattaataataatatattattattattattattattattattattattattattattattattattatattattttattattattatatattggtCGAATGTCTTTTTGTAAGTAATCTTTTTGTTATCAAATAAAGAGATAAGGAACTTTTTCTACTCTTAATAGATAAATGACTTTTTTTTTTATTCTAGAGTAGAAGAATGTTTGTATACATCTCATCTCATCTCCTTCATATCTAgcatttattgttattgttattgctatattattattattattattattattattattattattattattattattattattattgttgttgttgttgttattattattattattattattattattatgtaatgttTGTATTTGTTAGGTGTGTTTTGGTGGTTCGAGTCTCAGCAATTTATTTGCCTTTGGGTGAGGAGTTTCGTCTCTATGTTATGTGTAGGCATTGTTTTATTTGAGGTTAGGGTTATTACGGTATGCATGCATAGTATGCATCAAAATGTAACATGCTCATCTCATCAAATGCGTGTTAGGGAAGACGTGAGctatgttgttgtagttggttgtttCAATTGTCCATGACTATGATATATTAGTTATGGTATAGAGTATGTTCACTGTAATTATGGTCTATTAGTAGTTTACAATAGATTGTTTGGATGACATGTAAGCTTCTAAAACAATATGTGTCTTAACCAAATCGTTGAATTTATTATAATTTAAATTTCGTtttctgaaaagaaaaaaaaagatataaCGCTTTTATTACTATTTACTTATTACTTATTTGATTTGTTACAAATTAATATATTATACTTTTTATATATCATCAtattaccaatataactaatagacaaaatttgtctaatttattataaatagtactatttagtttttcacttttcacaaaccTAACCCCttaacttccattaaaatacaaatcgaaccctccaCTTTATActtatattctaaattattatttatctaaTCACTAACATCAAAAATACTAAATAATTACACCCATCACGCTTTACCGATTTGTACACTGCGCTCAAATAGTAGGACCCACATAGGGcactactgtgctacatttttttttgtctccaacgataaaagaagcaactttcttaaaaggaacaactcttcaatgctaccaaaatatgtcgaaaaacattttttttacaaaatagatcaactaactttaacgctaaaagaagcaactttcacaaaaggaacaacgcttcaatgttagatgtcgaaaaaaaaaaatcttttttccaaattagatcaagacttttttttaactcgcattcaaaacggaacccccggcgcgaagcgagggctccacaactagttacaaTACATTTACAAAAAAAGATACTATTTATTTATTGTTGATTGACTTTTTACTACATAAATACTACTCAACTACATGTACTTTTATATATCATATCATATTacagggaagaaaaaaaaaatgaaaaatcatGAGCAGATTATATTCATTGAGCAAATATAAATTCAATTAAGATTTTCTTCTCTGAAATACCAATTGTGCATCTTATTTCTTATAAGCTAGCTCCCACAataaatgaaaaatcaaaattaaaatttatatgtgATTTCTACCTAAATTAccaataatattaaatatggtgaGAGGTCATTGTTCGCGGTGACATCACTGTAAATACCCCCAACTTCGGGGGTATTTGGTAGACCGAGATTTTTTTAGACTATTTCTTattattcttttatttttttccttttcttcttcttttatttttttaacgGTTACTTATTCGACCATTAACCGTTTCTTTTTAATGTTCAATTAATGACTATTAACCGATCAAAACCACCTGCAGCAAAAGTGAGTTTTTATCCTCGTTTGAGTTCTATTGTTAACTTATTATTTAATTAGGATTCCTCTCACCTTAGGCGTTCCTATGTTTTTTAATGCCTGAAACAAAACAATCGAAATATGCATCTAAATTTTTGTAAAGAAATAACATATTATTTTTAACATCTTATTTTAAGTTATGTTAGAAATAAACTTTTTTTAAAGGATTTTACCCGatgagtattatatataaaactagtaAAAAAACAAAAAATACAAACAAACGACCACAAGCCGCACCTAACGGCCTCACAGGCAACCACAAAACGAGCTAGACCTAAATAAACGAAGGACTAGCAAACACAAGGACACCTACAGACCCAACTAAACAAGGACACAACAACTACAATCAGCTTTTTTTATGCCAAACATAGTTGTTGCCTTAACAACATTTTTTCCCACCATAAATTCAGCAGTTTCCTCTTTATAAGACTCTATATCATTGGGTTCATCAATTAGGTAATTCACATCCCAATTTACTGCTCCAAACGGATTTTGAATCCTCGCATGTCAACCCTTACTTTTCCCAGTTTCCGAACCTCTTTTATCACCCTGTGCAACCTTCGGCAATCCATCATTCGTATCACTTTAGTCCACACTCATCTTTGGTCTGTAGACCAATTTTTGCTTTGGCTATCCCACACCAAACCCAACCTTCAGTTTGTTCTTATCCTTTGTCACATCTTTTGTTGTTTTCTTGCCAACTATTTCAAAGTCATCTTCATCCTTAAACTGCTTTTCTTCGATAGTAGTCACACCTTTCTTTTGGAAATTAAGAATCAGTGTGCCCAAAAATAGCACAACTCGCACATCGTGGAGGCTTCCATTCATATCCCACCTTTAAAGTTGTTAGAATATCATGAATTGTATATGCCCAGGAACGTAGCATGAAATAGGTCGACGGGTTCTTTTTCTACGACCCTTTTTTGTTTTCTTGATTGTTAGCGCCTGATATTGCTCGAATTATACATATTTATCCTTGCAATATCTTTCTCGTTTTGTTGGGTTTTGAAGAGTTTAGTGATTAGAAGTGTTGGTTTGGTGCTTAAAAGAGGGTTCAAGGCTAAATGAGGCTAAAAGTCCAGTGTGgtgcaaaattgaccaagtcttgaacctTAGGATGAGCAAAGCTGAAATGCACTTATTTTTGTGGGTAAAACTGAATATatgacttgcacggattttgcaagTTAAGGAAGTGCAGGCAAGGCAAATGGTGTGGCGCACCAAATGCCAGGTGCGGCGCACCTTAAAGCTAAAAAGTCTAAATTTTTTGTCAGAAGGCAAATCCCAATTTCCACGTATTATGGTTCGGAGCACCATTACATAGGTGTGGCGCACCTGTTGCTGATTCAGCCCAGAATTTGCCACTATTAGTACAATTTTAGGAGTTTTTGTTGAAGAGAGCTGCACTTTAGAGCCGTTTTGGAGCCCTAATTGGGTTTCAATCATGATTCCATTAAGATGAAGGCTAATTCCATGCTCCTAAATCCAATTCCATGAAGATTAGTTATATATTCacatcatccattctccattttaGTGTTTCTTCTCCATTTTGGTAGTAGTTTTTCTCCATTTTAGTTGTAATGTTTAATACTTCTTATTTCTTTGATTTAAATCTTGTTTATGTaatgattatagcttagattacttgtgttcacttgattTGTAAACTTGATGCTTGGATTTTGCCCTAATTTATGAATTGGGTGTTTAAATGAGTTAATGATTATTGTGCTTGATTGgtgatccattgctatgcatttgttttggactttactttgattacatagattgtctAGCTTTTCTAAGTGATTTAATTAGTGAAACaacttgtgcttcaacaccttgggtGATCTAGACAACCAAATTGGGGATTTCAAGTGATTGCATTCTTGGtggggttggttttcaattggtctttagtcaacatagtagtgtttGATTATCTTATGTGATTTTGATAATTAAAGGGTTTAAAGTGATTTTAATCCAAAATCGAGTCTAAATGATTTCACTCAAAACATAGTTTGATCTTTGAAATGAGTCTACGTGAGTTACCGAATTTCAACTGATTGAGGTTTTATGAAGATTGTGAGATCGAAATGAAGCTTTATATTTAAAACATCGTTATGTGACAAATGAAAGAGATAATCTATGGCAAAAGGTTGAACAGTCAAGTGGACATGTTTTTCTCTTATTTGTAAATctcttttagtttaagtttagctTAATCAATACTTTATCAAATCCCCCCAATcaacttaggataattattagAGTTTTCGAGATTCATATAAACTGCTCCATGTGGAACAAACCTTACTTGAATACTTGCTAGTTGCTATAATGATCAGGTCATTATTGCCCGGGCATTTGTGTTAATTAGTTAGGTTATTTAatcattgtttttatattattataagttgaACACGAAACGTCAAATCAAACTTTTTGGCACCACTGTCGGGGAGTGGTTTTAATTGGATTTTGAAATGTTTGCTAGTAGTCGTTCGATCCTTTTATGAGAATTTCATTCTTGTAAAAGTTAATTTTTTGTTTATATTTGTTTGTATTCGGGAAACGTTTGTTTGTTGTGTTGCGATTAAGCTAGATGGCGGAATATGATGCTTTGTATGACTACTTGATGCCAAGAACCATGAATGATGATCGACAATTGATGGAAGACTCAAGTCACATGGATATGCATGGTGGTTATTTGGGttataatgatgataatggttatgggTGTATGAATGATGATTACATGGGTATGAATGATAATGGGTATATGGATTTGAGTCAAGCTAATAGTGAGTCGGATGTTTATTGTGGtgttcatgatgaatgttatcgaAACGGGGATTATGATGATAGTTACATGAATGATTTTACCCCGATGGATCAACCTTGTGATAATGGTCTCATTTCTAATTTTGACTCTTTCGGTCAACCAGTGGACTATTGCTATGAGGGGGTAACTCGACATGGGATTCTTCTCAACATCAATTTCAAGAGCAACAACAAGAGGAGATCGATTCGAATTTACAAGAGTTATTCTCAAATTTCATGAGGATCCACTTTGACTGCATCGAGACTCTTAtgcaagaaagacaagatttaaaGGAAATGTTAGCTAGTCAACAAAATTTCATCCAATGTTTAGAGGAATCCATGAGTTCCTTACTTCCATTGCTTAGAAGATTTCGTAGCCACCACCATTTCACCACCCACCACACCCGTAGTCTCCACTTCTTGGTCACGAAATTGGATCTTTTATGATGGTGATGATGTAAGCTTTTATGCCAAGACAGAAGTGGCGGAGAGTACACAAGTACTCAcatatttgataaccaatgatgaagagaaggatgaagatgatgataggGATAATGAAGCGACTGAAGCTTTACCAATGCCCAATGTTTTTAAAGTCTATGATAATCCACTCAGGGTTAGTGAAGATGTTAGTGACGATGATTATGAGGATGATAGTGAAGATGAGGTTGAAGATGTCATACCCGAAACTTTTAATGTTTATAACAATCCTCTCGGGTATGATATTGATGATTTTAAGGAGGTTTTGCAACCCGAGGTTGATGATTCGTGTTTGTGTGAGCCGACTAAGAAAGCAAACCTCGTGTTCAAAC from Rutidosis leptorrhynchoides isolate AG116_Rl617_1_P2 chromosome 9, CSIRO_AGI_Rlap_v1, whole genome shotgun sequence harbors:
- the LOC139868526 gene encoding probable Histone-lysine N-methyltransferase ATXR5 gives rise to the protein MNGSLHDVRVVLFLGTLILNFQKKGVTTIEEKQFKDEDDFEIVGKKTTKDVTKDKNKLKVGFECGSSGDDYHHQLLLCDKCDKGYHMNCIKPVVVRIPTGKWYCPGCSVCPQVQCFSQEKIYDFFRIKNRGNSFSERISLQDSRKRKRRASSLVHHKKKRKLLPYVPSEDPDSRLNQMRSLAFALTSLKLKFSDDLTYSPGMAPKSANKASLEIGGMQVLSEGDKETLNTCREMGKRGECAPLLVVYDSRLGFNVQADAPIKDMTFIAEYTGDVDYIKNRDQDDCNSLMTLLLTSDPDKSLVICPDKRGNIARFFNGINNHIRESKKKQNIKCVRYNVDGQCRVLLVATRDIAKGDKLYIDYNGHENEYPTHDFI